In the genome of Aridibaculum aurantiacum, one region contains:
- a CDS encoding winged helix-turn-helix domain-containing protein gives MKNPIEHLNKIFDSRIRLGIMSALMVNDEVNFNELKELIQVTDGNLASHLKTLEESNYLKVKKGFVGRKTNTTYSVTKAGEKAFKIHLQALEEMIKNMS, from the coding sequence ATGAAGAACCCTATAGAACATTTGAACAAGATTTTTGACAGTCGCATACGCCTGGGCATCATGAGTGCGCTTATGGTAAATGATGAAGTGAACTTTAATGAACTAAAGGAACTAATACAGGTAACAGATGGCAACCTAGCCAGCCATTTAAAAACATTGGAAGAGTCTAATTATCTAAAAGTAAAGAAGGGTTTTGTGGGACGAAAAACAAACACCACGTATTCTGTTACCAAGGCTGGCGAAAAAGCATTCAAAATTCATTTGCAGGCGCTGGAAGAAATGATCAAGAACATGAGCTAA
- a CDS encoding XrtN system VIT domain-containing protein: MSTIALRLKDNVFTAGLFFIAISFVIFLVPEMQHVEGEQFGFFAVNFLLTGIYFVVCLFEGRFKTARGGIYIVPVFLVLALISAYALNREMNVFDQSTNWMCVLLIVGSLNYVAFAFAANFPSILKHFMCFLLGVTTLLFTYLAIYLVPLYMVGVAAFFLLGISLHTFVPLLFIIFSIVLLRRILVVFPKGLYSFLVGVVLVLLVAGGFVWKWNSIVSTINKEYRTQLVDGDEMLPAWVRVSQKIVAGPITERVLKAGLAYSLPSDDVSFMRMPERNFGEQQKHDPLVMLSAMTTDRVQLSSEERINILRSLYDNRHQAEERLWSGENLVTDHVHTRLKMWPQLRIAYTEKIITVTNTNKRTWSNSEEAIYTFQLPEGGVVSSLSLWINGQEEKAILTSKEKAATAYNTIVGRERRDPSVIHWQEGNSVSVRVFPVLAGESRMFKVGITSPMAITTGDLVYNNISFEGPSTAGAKEVVKAEVVNERKVIVPSSFNSMSANKFEKEGKYDPVWSLSCSLQPLVPGAFAFDENVYTVAPYTIERSPIDIQKVYLDINSSWTGSEMQDVWELVKSKEVYAYVEGEMLKVTAENYQDVFAALSATRFSLFPFYKIKQPAHSVIVSKSEQVSPNLDELKGSQFLQRLEKAYDPSNKYRLFHLNKALSPYLASLHQKRYFHYEAGDMATLKQVFATNTFARQEENDEEVIIHEAALKLVRKQGSLEQSTAPDHLMRLFSYNHIMQQLGEHPVPAEEIREQLVEEARKSYIVTPFSSLVVLETQADYDRFDIKDKGNSLQNANMKSTGAVPEPHEWALIILVLIVLLYTKYPYLFKRILWKA; encoded by the coding sequence ATGTCAACCATTGCTTTGCGACTAAAAGACAATGTCTTCACTGCAGGTCTTTTTTTTATTGCTATCTCATTTGTCATTTTTCTTGTGCCTGAAATGCAGCATGTAGAAGGTGAGCAGTTCGGCTTTTTCGCCGTCAACTTTTTGCTAACGGGTATCTATTTTGTTGTTTGTTTGTTTGAAGGTCGATTTAAAACAGCGAGAGGTGGTATTTACATTGTTCCTGTTTTCCTGGTGCTGGCATTGATCAGTGCATATGCGCTCAATCGCGAAATGAATGTATTTGACCAATCAACCAACTGGATGTGCGTTTTGCTGATAGTTGGAAGTTTGAATTATGTAGCTTTTGCGTTTGCTGCCAATTTCCCTTCCATTCTAAAGCACTTCATGTGTTTCTTACTGGGTGTTACCACGCTTCTTTTCACTTATCTAGCCATTTACCTGGTGCCATTGTACATGGTAGGAGTTGCGGCTTTCTTCCTGCTTGGTATATCGCTGCACACTTTTGTGCCGTTGCTGTTTATCATTTTTTCTATTGTATTGCTTCGGCGCATTTTGGTTGTATTTCCTAAAGGCTTGTATAGCTTTTTAGTTGGGGTTGTATTGGTGCTATTGGTTGCAGGTGGTTTTGTATGGAAATGGAATAGCATTGTTTCTACCATCAACAAGGAATATCGTACGCAGCTTGTAGATGGCGATGAGATGTTGCCTGCATGGGTAAGAGTTTCGCAAAAGATAGTAGCTGGTCCTATAACAGAAAGAGTGTTGAAAGCAGGGCTTGCTTATTCTTTGCCTTCGGATGATGTAAGCTTTATGCGTATGCCAGAAAGGAATTTTGGCGAGCAGCAAAAGCATGATCCACTGGTGATGCTAAGTGCCATGACAACAGACAGGGTGCAGTTATCAAGTGAAGAAAGAATAAACATCCTGCGGTCGTTATACGATAACCGGCACCAGGCTGAAGAGCGGTTATGGTCGGGAGAGAACCTGGTAACGGATCATGTTCATACGCGCCTGAAGATGTGGCCGCAACTGCGCATTGCTTATACAGAAAAGATAATCACCGTTACCAATACCAACAAGCGCACCTGGAGCAATTCGGAAGAAGCTATTTATACTTTTCAATTACCTGAAGGCGGCGTGGTTTCATCATTATCATTATGGATAAATGGACAGGAAGAGAAGGCCATCCTAACCAGTAAAGAGAAGGCAGCTACAGCATACAACACCATTGTTGGAAGAGAGAGGCGCGATCCATCGGTGATACATTGGCAGGAAGGAAACAGTGTTTCAGTTAGAGTGTTTCCTGTACTAGCCGGTGAAAGCAGGATGTTTAAAGTTGGTATTACAAGTCCAATGGCCATTACAACAGGTGACCTTGTATACAACAATATAAGTTTTGAAGGTCCTTCCACTGCAGGTGCAAAGGAGGTGGTCAAAGCTGAAGTAGTTAATGAACGGAAGGTGATTGTCCCTTCTTCTTTCAACTCCATGTCTGCGAATAAGTTTGAGAAAGAAGGCAAGTACGATCCAGTATGGAGTTTGTCGTGCAGCCTGCAGCCATTGGTTCCCGGAGCATTTGCTTTTGATGAAAATGTTTATACCGTTGCACCCTATACTATTGAACGTTCACCAATAGATATTCAAAAAGTTTACCTGGACATCAACAGCTCGTGGACTGGTAGTGAGATGCAGGATGTTTGGGAGCTGGTGAAGAGCAAAGAAGTATATGCTTATGTAGAAGGAGAAATGCTGAAAGTAACTGCCGAGAATTACCAGGATGTTTTTGCTGCCTTGTCAGCTACACGTTTTTCATTGTTTCCTTTTTATAAAATAAAACAACCTGCACATTCTGTTATTGTAAGCAAGAGTGAACAGGTTTCTCCTAACCTTGATGAACTAAAGGGTAGCCAGTTTTTGCAGCGGCTGGAAAAAGCTTATGACCCTTCAAATAAATACCGGCTTTTTCACCTGAATAAAGCTCTTTCGCCTTACTTAGCTTCACTTCACCAAAAGCGTTACTTCCATTATGAAGCTGGTGACATGGCTACACTCAAACAGGTTTTTGCCACCAATACTTTCGCACGCCAGGAAGAAAATGATGAAGAAGTGATCATTCACGAGGCGGCTCTGAAGCTGGTGCGTAAACAAGGTTCTTTGGAACAGTCTACAGCGCCCGATCATCTAATGCGTCTGTTCTCGTACAACCACATCATGCAGCAATTAGGGGAGCATCCGGTGCCTGCTGAGGAGATACGGGAGCAGTTGGTAGAAGAGGCTAGAAAGAGTTATATAGTTACACCTTTTTCAAGTCTGGTGGTTTTAGAAACGCAGGCTGATTATGACAGGTTTGATATCAAGGATAAAGGTAACAGCCTTCAAAATGCCAATATGAAATCTACCGGTGCAGTACCTGAGCCGCACGAATGGGCATTAATCATCCTTGTATTGATCGTGCTGCTTTACACAAAATATCCTTACTTATTCAAACGGATATTATGGAAGGCTTAG
- the xrtN gene encoding exosortase N, with amino-acid sequence MEGLVRYQVFTARQVSNNRWKILLVLIYAGIFFWGLNKYLQWQSANMLLGLITISCCININRQFTGSRRFGYLSFLLLVLLVLMPVKTMLYLAVLSGVFYLLESYYGRLNLLPMLAVVIMSPFFQYLSNVFVFPIRLWLSEWAGNILKALGSVVVVTGNVLTIQGQEFSVDPACMGLNMLVVSLLLCIMLLGVYQKKYQLQVSAVAVFGMLLFTFVMNIISNMVRILMLVQFSIMPGELMHDVTGVVCLLVYVILPLGLLIHLLVRKRGKEMTETAFNRKVSLAPHIILAAFHLLLTIKVISFLPEPPQVATAMFEAAGYTTSMLDDDVVKLNNQQALIYIKPIRNFYNADHNPMICWKGSGYNLKHINTTTIAGLVVYTARLEKEKDVLYTSWWYDNGKEKTISQLQWRWNMMKGSSPYAIINITTSSPAQLAEEVKRFREIQN; translated from the coding sequence ATGGAAGGCTTAGTACGTTACCAGGTGTTTACTGCTAGACAGGTTAGCAACAATCGGTGGAAGATTTTACTGGTTCTCATCTATGCAGGTATATTCTTTTGGGGTTTGAATAAATACCTGCAATGGCAATCAGCAAACATGTTGCTGGGGCTCATTACAATCAGTTGCTGTATCAACATCAACAGGCAGTTTACCGGCAGCAGGAGGTTTGGCTACCTCTCATTCCTCCTGCTTGTTTTATTGGTTTTGATGCCTGTAAAAACAATGCTTTACCTGGCTGTACTATCAGGTGTTTTTTACTTGTTAGAATCCTACTATGGCAGGTTGAACCTGCTGCCAATGCTGGCTGTTGTTATCATGTCTCCTTTTTTCCAGTACCTGTCCAATGTTTTTGTTTTTCCTATCAGGCTGTGGTTAAGCGAGTGGGCAGGTAATATTTTGAAAGCACTTGGAAGTGTTGTGGTGGTAACTGGAAATGTGCTTACGATCCAGGGGCAGGAATTCTCTGTTGACCCGGCTTGTATGGGTTTGAACATGCTAGTGGTTTCGCTCCTGCTATGCATTATGCTGCTGGGTGTTTACCAGAAAAAATATCAACTGCAGGTGTCTGCTGTAGCCGTATTTGGTATGTTGCTATTCACCTTCGTCATGAATATTATCAGCAACATGGTCCGCATACTTATGCTGGTTCAGTTTAGCATTATGCCGGGCGAATTGATGCATGATGTTACAGGAGTTGTTTGCCTGCTGGTATACGTGATACTGCCGCTGGGGCTTCTCATTCATTTACTTGTTAGAAAAAGAGGAAAGGAAATGACAGAAACTGCTTTTAATAGAAAAGTTTCATTGGCTCCTCATATTATACTGGCTGCATTTCACCTGCTGCTTACTATTAAGGTTATTTCATTTTTACCTGAACCACCACAGGTGGCTACAGCTATGTTTGAGGCTGCAGGATACACCACTAGTATGCTGGATGATGATGTAGTGAAATTGAACAACCAGCAGGCGCTGATTTACATAAAGCCAATACGGAATTTTTACAATGCAGACCATAATCCCATGATCTGCTGGAAAGGAAGTGGCTACAACCTAAAGCATATAAACACTACCACCATAGCAGGCCTTGTAGTTTATACCGCACGTTTGGAAAAGGAAAAAGATGTGTTGTACACGTCGTGGTGGTACGACAACGGAAAGGAGAAAACCATCAGCCAGTTGCAATGGCGATGGAATATGATGAAGGGATCATCTCCTTATGCTATTATCAATATCACCACTAGCTCGCCTGCTCAGCTTGCCGAAGAAGTTAAACGATTTAGAGAGATCCAGAACTAA
- a CDS encoding phosphatase PAP2 family protein, whose product MANFIKLNYRNFIAAATVTVVVAVTVLYFSYTIGKNELFLLLNNDLGWWGDFFFDYATHAGDGLLWIVWLVVLFRTKRKYLFPLLISAFLFSTIFTQVGKQLVYPDELRPSEALKLEVLGTQLHDEVKSINGVEVDTNQDVFRQINKHKVGDDLVIAYTRAGKPDTIYKKLAWDTQLHLVDAVTVHTFSSFPSGHTATAFTFAFLICLITPSMALSLLCLLAAFIVGYTRIYLGQHYPLDVGAGMLVAVIATCCSIPIQQWFYKRKKRKAQADLQ is encoded by the coding sequence ATGGCAAATTTTATCAAGCTCAATTACAGGAATTTTATTGCGGCAGCAACCGTCACTGTTGTTGTGGCAGTAACGGTGCTTTACTTTTCATATACCATTGGTAAAAACGAGTTGTTCCTTTTATTAAACAATGATCTTGGATGGTGGGGCGATTTCTTTTTCGATTATGCAACACATGCAGGAGATGGATTGCTGTGGATCGTTTGGCTTGTTGTACTGTTTAGAACCAAGCGGAAGTATTTGTTTCCTTTGCTCATTTCAGCTTTCTTGTTCAGCACCATATTTACCCAGGTAGGAAAACAATTGGTATATCCTGATGAACTGCGTCCTTCAGAAGCACTAAAACTCGAAGTGCTGGGAACACAATTGCACGATGAAGTAAAGTCAATTAATGGAGTAGAAGTTGATACTAACCAGGATGTATTCAGGCAAATAAATAAGCATAAAGTAGGTGATGATTTGGTAATAGCATACACACGTGCAGGCAAGCCGGATACGATCTATAAAAAGCTGGCGTGGGATACGCAGCTTCACCTTGTAGATGCAGTTACGGTTCATACATTTAGCAGCTTTCCTTCGGGGCATACAGCCACTGCATTCACTTTTGCTTTTCTTATTTGTTTGATAACGCCTTCCATGGCTCTTTCGCTGTTGTGCCTTTTAGCAGCGTTCATTGTAGGTTATACCCGCATTTACCTGGGGCAGCATTACCCACTCGATGTAGGTGCAGGAATGTTGGTAGCTGTAATAGCTACTTGTTGCAGTATCCCTATCCAGCAGTGGTTTTATAAGCGGAAGAAAAGGAAAGCACAAGCCGATCTTCAATAG
- a CDS encoding DEAD/DEAH box helicase has translation MATPSTDIQSILERLKIKELNEMQQASLQANEAHNDVVLLSPTGSGKTLAFLLPIVQQLDASKRATQALIVVPSRELALQIEQVFKSMQTPHKVTCCYGGHKREIEENNLIEAPAVIIGTPGRLGDHIRRENIKTAEIKTLVLDEYDKSLELGFVEEITFIIESLPALEKRMLTSATQAVDIPEFVGMKEPVELNFLPADAEPGNALAIQMVQTDDEKEVTLFRLICYLCNRSTIIFCNHREAVEETSAMLRDKGIMNTWYHGALEQRDREVALAKFRNGSVNVLVTTDLAARGLDIPNIRYIVHYHLPSSEEIFTHRNGRTARMEASGTAILVLGSDEYVPPYIKEIETIELPSTAEIPEKPKWTTLFVGAGKKDKVNKIDIVGFLGNKGGLKKEDIGLIEVKDFFSFVAVRKSKVPTTLQSIKNEKIKNKKVKIDVAK, from the coding sequence ATGGCTACACCTTCTACTGATATACAATCGATACTTGAGCGACTTAAGATAAAAGAACTGAACGAAATGCAACAGGCATCGTTGCAGGCAAACGAAGCACATAATGATGTGGTGCTTTTGTCACCAACAGGTTCAGGTAAAACACTGGCTTTTTTACTTCCTATAGTGCAGCAGCTTGATGCTTCTAAGCGTGCTACGCAGGCGCTTATTGTTGTTCCTTCACGCGAACTTGCATTACAAATAGAGCAGGTTTTTAAAAGCATGCAAACGCCGCACAAGGTTACCTGCTGCTATGGTGGTCATAAAAGAGAAATTGAAGAGAACAATTTGATAGAGGCACCTGCTGTCATCATTGGCACTCCCGGGAGACTGGGCGACCACATAAGGCGAGAGAACATTAAAACTGCTGAAATAAAAACTCTTGTTTTAGATGAATATGATAAGTCGCTTGAGCTAGGATTTGTAGAAGAGATCACTTTCATCATAGAGAGCCTTCCAGCGCTGGAAAAGCGAATGCTTACTTCAGCAACACAAGCTGTAGACATACCGGAATTTGTTGGAATGAAAGAACCTGTAGAGCTAAATTTTTTACCTGCAGATGCAGAACCTGGTAATGCACTTGCTATCCAGATGGTACAAACGGATGATGAGAAGGAGGTTACTTTGTTTAGGTTAATTTGCTATCTGTGTAATCGTTCTACCATTATTTTCTGCAACCACCGCGAAGCTGTAGAAGAGACAAGTGCTATGCTGCGCGATAAGGGCATAATGAATACCTGGTACCACGGAGCACTGGAGCAGCGTGATAGGGAAGTGGCACTGGCTAAGTTTCGTAACGGAAGTGTGAATGTGCTGGTTACAACTGACCTTGCAGCACGTGGATTGGATATACCTAACATCCGTTACATTGTTCATTACCATCTTCCTAGTTCAGAAGAGATATTTACCCACCGCAATGGAAGGACAGCACGCATGGAAGCCAGTGGTACAGCCATATTGGTTTTAGGCTCTGATGAGTATGTGCCGCCTTACATCAAAGAAATTGAGACGATAGAACTGCCGTCTACAGCAGAGATTCCAGAAAAGCCTAAGTGGACAACCTTGTTCGTCGGTGCAGGAAAAAAAGATAAAGTAAACAAGATCGATATTGTCGGTTTCCTGGGAAACAAAGGCGGGTTGAAAAAAGAAGATATCGGTTTGATAGAGGTAAAAGATTTCTTCTCATTTGTAGCGGTCCGAAAGTCGAAAGTGCCAACAACGCTGCAGTCAATTAAAAATGAAAAGATAAAGAATAAGAAGGTGAAGATTGATGTAGCGAAGTAA
- a CDS encoding M1 family metallopeptidase: protein MISLSRSILVLVSIVLIIACKQQEKETKKEETKEILDPHSAANPATSVVKHLDLDIEVNFTSQQITGVANWQINNIGNTDNITFDTKGLTVHSVKLDEGEEARFAIGDETPHLGTPLVVKINQGTKKVSIHYTTSKDAGALQWLTPQQTAGKKLPFLFTQSQPILARSWVPCQDGPAVRFTYSAKVKVPQGLMAVMSAENPQQKSDDGIYTFRQPNPIPSYLMALAVGDIAFKAVDERTGVYAEPAMLEKAAWEFADMGKMVAAAEKLYGPYRWGRYDVLVLPPSFPYGGMENPMLTFATPTVIAGDRSLVSLVAHELAHSWSGNLVTNATWDDMWLNEGFTTYFERRIIEAVYGKEEAKMLEVLGRQDLYHDLESIGDTSQFTQLKTNSAGMDPDVVSSNIPYEKGYFFLRTIEELVGRARFDAFLKKYFTENAFHSKTTEQFLEYLKAYFADINDLEKQLQVNDWVYKPGIPNNIPPSVSPEFAAIDSIVSKASATNSYGGLSNRLKSTNQLLYFISQLPASLTSADMKAIDKEFGFTQSGNAEIQTAWYTLALRHRYQPAYPAIDNFLTRVGRRKFLMPLYKEMVKTPEGREMAERIYAKARSNYHPVAYTSVDALLK from the coding sequence ATGATCAGCCTTTCACGAAGTATATTGGTTTTAGTATCTATCGTTCTAATTATCGCCTGTAAGCAACAAGAAAAAGAAACGAAGAAGGAAGAGACGAAGGAGATATTAGATCCTCATTCCGCCGCTAACCCGGCAACATCAGTAGTAAAACATCTTGACCTGGATATTGAAGTAAATTTTACTTCTCAACAGATAACAGGTGTGGCCAATTGGCAGATCAATAACATTGGCAATACAGATAACATAACGTTTGATACCAAAGGACTTACCGTTCACTCTGTAAAATTGGATGAAGGTGAAGAAGCACGTTTTGCCATCGGCGACGAAACACCACACCTGGGGACGCCACTGGTGGTAAAAATCAATCAAGGCACAAAGAAGGTAAGCATACATTATACTACCAGCAAAGATGCCGGTGCGCTGCAGTGGCTTACACCTCAGCAAACAGCAGGTAAAAAGCTCCCGTTCCTGTTCACGCAGTCGCAGCCTATATTGGCGCGCAGTTGGGTGCCCTGCCAGGATGGACCAGCTGTACGTTTTACCTATAGTGCAAAAGTAAAAGTGCCACAAGGTTTGATGGCTGTTATGAGCGCAGAAAACCCACAACAAAAATCTGATGACGGCATATATACTTTCCGCCAGCCGAACCCCATTCCATCTTACCTGATGGCGCTGGCTGTAGGCGATATTGCTTTTAAAGCAGTGGATGAACGTACAGGTGTATATGCTGAACCTGCTATGCTGGAAAAGGCCGCATGGGAATTTGCTGATATGGGTAAAATGGTAGCGGCAGCTGAAAAATTGTACGGCCCATACCGCTGGGGCAGGTACGATGTGCTGGTGCTTCCACCAAGCTTTCCTTACGGAGGTATGGAAAACCCGATGCTGACATTTGCTACACCTACCGTGATAGCTGGAGATCGTTCGCTAGTAAGCCTGGTGGCGCATGAGCTGGCGCACAGCTGGAGTGGCAACCTGGTTACCAATGCTACGTGGGATGATATGTGGCTGAATGAAGGGTTTACCACCTACTTCGAAAGAAGAATAATTGAAGCCGTATATGGTAAGGAAGAAGCGAAGATGCTGGAGGTACTTGGCAGGCAGGATCTTTACCATGACCTGGAATCCATTGGCGATACCAGCCAGTTCACGCAGTTGAAAACAAATTCTGCCGGCATGGATCCTGACGTGGTATCGAGTAATATTCCTTATGAAAAAGGTTACTTCTTTTTACGAACAATAGAAGAACTTGTTGGCCGCGCCAGGTTTGATGCATTCTTGAAAAAGTACTTTACCGAAAATGCTTTTCATTCAAAAACCACTGAACAGTTCCTGGAATATTTGAAAGCTTATTTTGCTGACATAAATGACCTGGAGAAACAACTGCAGGTAAATGACTGGGTATACAAGCCGGGAATTCCTAATAACATTCCGCCGTCTGTATCACCTGAATTTGCGGCAATTGATAGTATCGTATCAAAAGCATCAGCAACAAATTCTTATGGCGGATTGAGCAACAGGCTAAAGAGCACGAACCAGCTCTTGTATTTTATCAGCCAGCTGCCTGCTTCGCTTACGAGCGCAGATATGAAAGCTATAGATAAAGAATTTGGTTTTACTCAATCAGGAAATGCAGAGATTCAAACTGCATGGTATACGCTTGCTCTTCGCCATAGGTACCAGCCTGCGTATCCTGCGATAGACAATTTTCTTACACGTGTAGGCCGCCGCAAATTCCTGATGCCATTGTACAAGGAGATGGTGAAAACACCTGAGGGAAGAGAGATGGCAGAACGTATATATGCAAAGGCAAGAAGCAACTATCATCCTGTGGCGTATACCAGTGTTGATGCATTGCTGAAGTAG
- a CDS encoding S66 peptidase family protein: MAIIPPYLRKGDTIGILCPAGYMPLEKAATCIEVLQQWGYKVKVGKTVGQQHHYFAGTDEERLAELQQMLDDTNIKAILCARGGYGISRIIDALDLKKFKKHPKWIIGFSDVTLLHTHILKKTGIATLHAPMAAAFNDGAHEQAYVQSLKKALTGKKGNYTCPTHHYNNKGTAIAPIVGGNLALINHQLATPSDINPAGKLLFIEDVGEYIYSLDRMLQQLKRAGRFEKLAGLIVGGFTDMKDTTIPFGKDIYEVIHDVVKEYNYPVCFQFPVGHQPENYALKIGVTYELKVGKNNVSLKQVA, encoded by the coding sequence ATGGCTATCATTCCTCCTTACTTACGCAAAGGCGATACTATTGGCATTTTATGTCCTGCAGGTTATATGCCGCTTGAAAAAGCAGCTACCTGTATAGAAGTTTTGCAGCAGTGGGGTTATAAAGTAAAGGTGGGAAAAACAGTGGGACAGCAGCATCATTATTTTGCCGGAACAGATGAAGAACGGCTAGCTGAACTGCAGCAGATGCTGGATGATACCAATATTAAGGCTATTCTTTGTGCCCGTGGTGGCTATGGCATCAGCAGGATAATAGATGCCCTCGATCTGAAAAAATTTAAAAAGCATCCGAAGTGGATCATTGGCTTTAGTGATGTCACCTTGCTCCATACACATATCTTAAAGAAAACAGGAATAGCTACACTTCACGCACCTATGGCTGCAGCGTTCAATGATGGTGCGCATGAGCAAGCTTATGTACAGTCGCTAAAAAAGGCGCTTACAGGTAAGAAAGGAAATTATACTTGTCCAACCCACCATTATAATAACAAGGGAACTGCTATAGCTCCTATAGTTGGAGGTAATCTTGCGCTTATAAATCATCAGTTAGCAACGCCTTCAGATATCAATCCTGCAGGTAAGTTATTATTTATAGAAGATGTAGGAGAATATATCTATTCGCTCGATCGAATGTTGCAGCAACTGAAGCGCGCCGGCAGGTTTGAAAAATTGGCAGGGTTAATAGTAGGAGGATTTACCGATATGAAAGACACCACAATTCCTTTTGGCAAAGATATATACGAGGTGATACACGATGTGGTAAAGGAGTATAATTATCCTGTTTGCTTTCAATTTCCTGTTGGACATCAACCGGAAAATTATGCACTTAAAATTGGTGTAACGTATGAGCTTAAGGTTGGTAAGAATAATGTGTCGCTAAAACAAGTAGCGTAA
- a CDS encoding S66 peptidase family protein: protein MDRKAFFKTFLPAGVAAMMFKHALANPSNGTSKVADHIPSFLKAGDAVAITCPAGHMDAEKILPCTRLLQKWGLKVVYGKTVGKKWHRFGGTDHERMEDFQSLLDNPSIKAIIFGKGGYGTMRIIDQLNWEKFKQHPKWLVGYSDLTVVHLHVHNNLRIPTIHGNMGNGIANDDASTASLYQALFGFKTEYTVKSVPLNRTGEARGQLVGGNLTMLHACLSSKSDVDTRGKILFIEDVSEYKYTIDRMLMSLKRSGKLDHLAGLVVGQFSAMKQDAEENFTMGLEDIIMDKVKEYGYPVCFNFPAGHIAGNRALKLGVPYDLLVGREWVILNEAPPELLPPQ from the coding sequence ATGGATCGCAAGGCATTTTTTAAAACGTTTTTACCTGCTGGGGTAGCTGCCATGATGTTCAAACATGCACTTGCAAATCCATCTAACGGGACATCTAAAGTAGCTGATCACATACCTTCTTTCCTTAAAGCTGGAGATGCCGTTGCTATTACCTGCCCTGCCGGTCATATGGATGCAGAAAAGATACTTCCATGCACACGCCTGCTGCAAAAGTGGGGACTGAAGGTGGTGTATGGTAAAACAGTAGGAAAAAAGTGGCATCGCTTTGGCGGCACCGATCACGAAAGAATGGAAGATTTCCAGTCGTTGCTGGATAATCCATCAATCAAAGCCATCATCTTCGGCAAAGGAGGCTATGGCACCATGCGTATTATCGACCAGCTAAACTGGGAGAAATTTAAACAGCATCCTAAGTGGCTGGTGGGCTATAGCGATCTTACAGTAGTACACCTGCATGTACACAACAACCTGCGCATACCAACCATACATGGCAATATGGGTAACGGCATTGCTAATGACGATGCTTCAACAGCCAGTTTGTACCAGGCGCTATTTGGTTTCAAAACAGAATACACGGTAAAGAGTGTTCCACTAAATCGCACAGGCGAGGCAAGAGGACAGCTGGTAGGTGGAAACCTCACAATGCTACATGCATGCCTGTCGAGCAAGAGCGATGTGGACACACGAGGTAAAATACTTTTTATAGAGGATGTAAGTGAGTATAAGTACACCATCGACCGCATGCTCATGAGCCTGAAGCGCAGTGGCAAGCTGGATCATCTTGCAGGGCTGGTAGTAGGACAATTCTCAGCCATGAAACAAGATGCTGAAGAGAACTTTACAATGGGGCTGGAGGATATCATCATGGATAAAGTAAAAGAATATGGCTACCCTGTTTGCTTTAATTTTCCTGCTGGACATATAGCTGGTAACCGTGCATTGAAATTGGGCGTTCCATACGATCTGCTGGTCGGTCGCGAATGGGTGATACTGAACGAAGCACCGCCTGAATTATTACCTCCTCAATAA